Genomic DNA from Alicyclobacillus fastidiosus:
GCATGCCGCCAAAGAGGTTGTCCTCGATGAAGTCCGCAATCTCTTCTGCAAGCTGCTTGTCCTTCGCGTTTTCGTCCGGCGCTACATACCACTTGGTCGAGCGAATCGGGAGTGTCACAGCCGCCAAGACAGCCGCTATTTGCCCGTCTGAACGCCGCATCTCATCGTAGATGTACGTGGACTTCGGGAATAGCAGGTCCCGGTTGTACTCGTCCATAGGTAAGCCAGCGAATATCTTGTTACCTGTGAAGCCGACTTCGCCCTTGGGTGGCTTACCTTTTCCACCAAGTGGGTTCTGCAAGGCCATCGGGCGCCCTTTCGCGTCGTAGATGGTTACTGCGTTGTCTGCCAATGTCTCACCTCCTTAGAATGACACTTTCTTATCAAAGCGCATCACAAGCCAGAGTTAACCAAGTCTCTGAACTCTTTAGCTGTCACAATGAAATCCAACACATCACTCATTGGTGTTTCGCTTGTCGGAGCGTTGTTTTTGAGAAAATCTGCATAAGACTTAAGGACCGTCCTATAACCTTCTCGTAGTTCATTTTCGATACTTACCTCTTGTTCTTCCATATCCATCCTCCTTAAAACCGCATCTTGAAACGCTATCTAAATCTGTCGCCCAGCTTTATAAATGACCAACGAAAGCGAACGCCCGGATGATATCCGGTTCCTGTAGGAGTACGAAACTGTATTACACGATGCTGTTCGCACCAATGGATGAGCCGCCACAGCAACCTCCACCGGTGCTTGTTACCCCAGTTTTTGAGCATGAACAGATACGCAAGAGGCTTGTACCATCTCGGCGCGCAAAGAATTAGCGCCCTCCACGGCTTAGAATCCAAAATGATCTGACCATCGCATTTCCCGTCCATCCATTCAGTCTCGGTAAGCCAAACAGGGTGCCACTTGCTCCGTGTTGGCCCCGACGCTCCGCAATGTACACAGGCTTTATTACCTTCCATGTCGTATCTCCAAAAGTGACCCCAGTCACTGTCAGGACACCGCCGTCGAGACATATTGTCATCCCCCTAGAAACGTTTTCGCCTTATGCCGCCACCAGGTAACGTTGACGGCGCGCGTTTGAGGTTTGTTTTCACGTCCACCGGTTTGTCCAGCCGCTCTGTTGCGTACCTAGCCGCGTCGAGAATATGGTTAAAATCATCAATCGGCTTACCGAGCATGGAACCGTCAGCACCCGTTGCCCACACGTAGTTGCTCAACTCGATGATGGTGTTCTCGCAGTCGGGATGAACGATGATTTTATACTGCTGCAGACGTTGGATACCGTGACGTATACTGTCAGGCCCCTTCTGCGCCGCTATAATGCCACCTATACCGTATCGCCGGATATCCTCGATGCTCTTCTGGTCCGCAGAATCAGCCGTAATGAGTTCCTTGGCGTAACCTTTGCGCTTGATCATCTCGGCAATCGCGTCATTCATCATGGCTTTTTGATAGTGCTCATCGAAGAAATAGAGTTCCTTTGTTTCGGGATCTGCAATTATCGCAATGAACGCCGAGGGGTCGACCTTAAACCCAAAGTCAAGGCCATAACAACCAACAGACGCTTTGCGCTTCGCAATCTCATGCCAATCAAACTCCCGTACTTCCCAATTTTCGAACACGGCCCCTTCAGCAATTCCCCAATCGCCCAAACCCTCGATGCGGTAACGTCTCGGGCTGTTCTGTTTCATCCACTCGAATAGATCTCGGTCATCGTCACCAAGGAATTCGTTACATGTGTAGTTGGTGGTCATGGCGAGAATGTTCGGGTCATCCGCTTGGAAAAATCGCTTATTGAGCCAATGCTTTTCATTCCAGGGGTTGAAGGTGAGTGTGAGTTGCTTGAACAATTCCCCGGTGTCACCACGGATAGACATGTCGATTTTGTCGAAGTCGTCCTCGTTCAATACCTGGTACGCTTCTTCAAACCAACACCAGCACAGGTAGCCATTGTCGACCGTGATGGACGTGATCGACATAGGGTCGTCGAGGCCGCGAAACAATATCTTCTGGCCGGTTGGCTTATAGGTGATCTCCAAGGGGCTTTTCTTCACGTCCCACAGATGGCGGACACCAAGGCGGTTGATAGCCCATTTCAACTGCGCGTACGTGGAGTCTTTGTGCGCGTTGTACGTCTTGCGGATGACCAACGTGTTGGCCTTGGGGTACTTCATCATGTTGTAGATGAACCACAATGCAGCCGTAGCGCTCTTTTTGGAGGCCCGGCCACCCTTCACGACACGATAGCGACCTTTGAAATTCCAAAAGCGTCCGTAGCCGCTGCCAATCGTCTTGCGAACGTCAATCGTCGTCGGTTGGCTCATTGACGAACATCACCTTTACCGAGTCGTCCTGACTTTCACCGAGTAGGTCCGCGCGCAGTTTGAGGGCTTGTCTGAACTCTGAAGCGGTACCCGTGAGTAGATCGACCATCGGCTTGGCATCCATGAAGATGCCGCCTTTGCTCATCTGTTCCTCGGCCCAATTTGACGCGCCGACGTGCAGGCGGTAGTTGCGCGCAATCATCTCGTCGAGCATGTGAAGTTGTTCAACGCGTTTGTCGACTGCCGTATCCATAGCCTGCTGCGACTCTTCGTAGTAACGCTTGGCCGCTTCCTCTTTCGGCGCGAAGTGTGTGTCGAAGTGCCGTTTGACCGATACCTTAGAAAGCGTGACGCCATGCTCAGCGAGGAAGTTAACCACCTGCTGTAGGCTCGCACCATCCTCATGCATTTTCTCGGCTTCCGCTCGTTTGTCACAGTTACACAGTTTGCATCTCGAGTTGTATCCAACCATCTGTATCACCTCTGTTCCGCTTGTAACGTTTCGTTTCGCTCCGTAACGGTACGACGGAACGCTTGGCGTCTTATAAACGCAAAAAAGGCGGCCACCAACGCAAATAAACCGTGTACACACGTACACAGCTTTGCATCAGTGACCGCCAGTTATCTGGTAGGTCTACACGTCTTGCAACTCATCTAACTTCAATCTTCCCTTGAATTTCCCTTTGGGTATAGGGATGACTTTTCCAGCATGGATTAATCGACCTTCGACATTACATCCATACAGGTACTGGTTGCGATGGCGAAACTCTAAGTCCGACTTGCAATCAACGTTTACCGCCACGCTTGCGCCCGTTCTATAGAGAAACAGACACACGATCCGTTGAAGCCACCTAACCATTCACTCCACCTTCTCTTTCGTGGTGGTTTCGATGCGGATATCTCTGCCATGAGTGATTATCTTAACTTCCCCATACATGGGGAGTGCGATTTCACGCGTCACTTCATCCGTTCCGTTGTCCGTTGAGATGGTCACTTTGCGTTTGAATGGTTTAGAACTCCCTAATTCGTATGTCGGTCGACCAGGCACATCGGGTATCCGACTTATCATAAGCTTATCTTGATTCATTGTTAGTCCTCCTCGCGTTATCGCGTTTTTGGGCAAAAGAAAAACCCGCCGAAGCGGGCATGGAAATCATCATTCATTTGGCAACATTTTGATAAACGATAGAATGCTGGGTCGAAGGGTACCTATCATACTGCCTATATCAAAGACAGATACATCTATCGTCGAATCGCTTAATCAATATTCACTGTAACAATGGCCGGACCAGTTCCTTGAATGGTTTCTGCTCCGATTTGGATAATGTATGTTTCATGGGGTGGCACCTGGTACGTGCTCACCCCTTCTCTTTGCGACAGTTCGTGTTGCAGTTGCATAGTGTCAGGTACCGCTCTTCTCATCGGTTGATGCTGCATGAAATCACCTCACATGTATCGTTCCTAGCGCAAGTGGATATTAAACGCACTCTAGGACGGGCGAGGAAGGTTGTTAGCCGCTCGCAAGGAGGTGTCCGCCCTAGACTACGCTCAGTCGGTTGCACGCCGTTTCTGCTTCACCTTGCCACCTCGGCGTTCATATGTATCCTTCGAACTCATCATCCGCTCTAATTCCTTGCGTTTTCTCTCGCGCTCTTCGACCTTCTTTAGCTGTTCACCTGTTGGCGACACTACGCGACCATGACAGAGTTCACAGTTGATGGCTCGAGTGTTTGGTTTGACTTTATTCTTACATACCCAGCATGGTTTCATAGGACACCACCCTTATTCAGTTTTGTGATTCGTTCCTGCTGCTGGGAGCACGTTTGAATGGCAAGTCCATTCGACTACGGGACTTGTACGCGCACCCAACGCCAGAAACGAGTCTGGCGTGTCGATTATGAGAGGATTGATGACGATAGCTCTGTGCGTCTGGAGCCTCGACCTTACCGCTGCCAGCACTCAACGGGATAGGAGAGGATGAGCGAATACGCATGGTTTGCGCGCCATACGTCGACACGTCGATGGAAATGCTCATTCTTTCGCGAGGTCGAGGATTGTTGCACAGGCTTGGATTCGCCACCAGGGTTGGTGCTCCGATGCAGGTGAATCTTTAGCTTAGATTCCATCAGGGCATCAACGCCGGGTGTCCAATCCGGCGTGAGAATTCACCGAGAAGAGTCACCTAACCACCACCTTCTGATGCTGATTGTGGGGTGACTTACTACATATAGGCACACAAAAAGACGCCTGCTGGGTGTGTTCAGCAAGCGTCTTCTCAATGGGGCCTAATACCATAATACACAGGTTTCCCACTCGTGAAGTCGGAACTTAGTAGGATTTAGGTAGGCTGTTTCTCAGTCTCGAACCATTTTACTGTACGAATAATTCCATTGATGAGCCCGTTAAGTTCCGACATGCGACGTTCGATGTCCATTTTTATTTGCCATCGATTATGATCACTGCAAATATCGATACCGACGGTCCTAACGAAAGCTTCCGCTACATCGACAATAAATGGAACTTTTATCGAACTATGCTTTTCCCCATCCATAATCCTTTTGTTACAGATATCGCATACCTTTATAGGGTTGGACATGATTTCACCTCAGAGCCCATTCTAACTCAATATTAGAACGGGCTCATTTGGCATGATTAGGTCAGACCTACTGCCCACTTATCGAACTGAAGCAATGCTTTTCGTCTCGCCAGAATATACTCGTCCTTCGTTAGGTCTACGCCATCTCTTGCGGCCTTATGACACACCGTTTTCCAATGCTTACGCAATACGTATTTGTAATGCAGGATTGTCCACCATTCAGGGAAGTACGTTTTCAAGTCCTCCATGACCTGTCCAATAATTCGTTTTCGCTCCAACAGAATCGGCAGCCGTTCCCTGGCTTCTAGGATATAAGCCTCTCGCTTTATTGCTAGCTTCTCCGTCTCTGTCAGCTCGAGATATTCCTCTTGGTCTCCGTATCTCTCCCGAAGCAGTTTCAGGACTATGTTGATATGTGCCTCATCGTCACAGTTCATCGGTTCAATCCGTTCTAAGTGCCGCATCACCCTATAAGAGGCGGCATAATGAAACTCATCTGGTGAGACATACGATTTAACGCTGTTAACGACTTCCTGAGCCATTGCCGGCAGAACGTCTTGCTGCAGGATTCGACGAACGATAGGATCATCATCCCTCGGTGCCGAAGCTGTAACCGTCGGTTCATACGGAAGGTTATCCCCTCTCGCCCACTCTTGTGCCACCCTGATATCCCGGTCTATGGTATAGAACTCACGCAGGCGATGGATGATTAACTCCTCGCGGTCACTGAAACTTTCAACGTCTAGGTCAAACTCTTCTTGCCTCGGTTTTTGCTCCTGTTGTTGCATGCAATCACCCCACTTATACACAGAAGGTTGTGAATATCCTGTGGACTATCCAACGCGCTTCCACAGCTTGTCCACCACGGCCAAATAATCCAGAATCACTCCGCGCCCCGTTCTCACTCGCATTCCTAATTCCCTGATAGCCTCGATAGGAATCGACTTCCTCTCTCCGGCCTGTGCGTTATGCCAGTACTTCACGACGTACTGACCGGGTACCAAATACACCTCATCCAACTTTGAGAAGTCGATGATAAGGAACGTAATGGCTCCCTGCTGTTCGGCTTGCTCCAAGTACGCTATCTGGTGGTCGTGGATGTTGGCCAGAGGGAAACGTTTCTCTTCCCGGCACATTTTCGCCTCAAAAACCAACGCCCGGCCATTGTACACGCCTTGGTAGTCGACAGATGATTTGCTCTCCCACACTGCGATGAATGTACCGCGACTATAGTCACGGAGTTTCTTGATCGGCGTCGGTATCTTGTCCACCAGCGCCCAATTGTTCCGCCGGTATTGGCTGTTAGTCATGTTGAGCATCGTTTCAAGCGAGCGTCCGCGGTTGGCATGCGACTGGATGGCGACGGACAACAATCCATTTTCCACTTTGCGACGAGTACGCAGTGATTTCACTCCGCACCCTCCTGTCGTGGTGCGTGCTTGGCGAGCGTATCCTGTGCTACAGCAACCGCCAACTGATGATATGAGGGATTCCACTGTCTCTCCCGATGTAGATGTCCATTCCCATGTTGCTGATTCGTTCCAACGCCGCTTTGTAGTCGTTTCTTTCCTCCGTCAACTCCGACACCTGGCGTTGTAGGTCGCGGATTGTGGCGATGAGGTCATCTATCACTGCCCTACGGTGCATGCCAGCAAATACTTGGCCTCTCTCAACCTCGCGTATATCTTCCTCACTCAATACGCGCCCATCGGTCATGCTTAGTTACCTCCCCAATGCAAAATCTTGTGCTAAACGTTTATGTGCATCGCGATCTTCCGTTACAATGTCGAGCAATCCCTGCAACCGTTCGATATCTGCGTCCTTCTCCGCTATCGTCTGTTTGGCTGCATCGAGTTGAGAGAGAAGGAACGCTGTGTCGGCTTCCCAGAAACGTTTATTGTGTTCTCGTATATCATCCAACCGCTGTGCATCCGTCACTCCGAATCACCGCTTTCCAAATAGTCGTTGGGTAAATTGAATGGTATTAGAATCCAACACAGTATTAGCGGATAAAACCATATCTTGTTGTACCAATGGTCAGGTGAAGGATCGATTTTCACTCCGACCGCTCCTTCGCTTTAAACTCTCCGTCAGAATTCAATCGTTGGATCACGTCTGTTTGAACACCACACAGCCCCA
This window encodes:
- a CDS encoding PBSX family phage terminase large subunit; translated protein: MSQPTTIDVRKTIGSGYGRFWNFKGRYRVVKGGRASKKSATAALWFIYNMMKYPKANTLVIRKTYNAHKDSTYAQLKWAINRLGVRHLWDVKKSPLEITYKPTGQKILFRGLDDPMSITSITVDNGYLCWCWFEEAYQVLNEDDFDKIDMSIRGDTGELFKQLTLTFNPWNEKHWLNKRFFQADDPNILAMTTNYTCNEFLGDDDRDLFEWMKQNSPRRYRIEGLGDWGIAEGAVFENWEVREFDWHEIAKRKASVGCYGLDFGFKVDPSAFIAIIADPETKELYFFDEHYQKAMMNDAIAEMIKRKGYAKELITADSADQKSIEDIRRYGIGGIIAAQKGPDSIRHGIQRLQQYKIIVHPDCENTIIELSNYVWATGADGSMLGKPIDDFNHILDAARYATERLDKPVDVKTNLKRAPSTLPGGGIRRKRF
- a CDS encoding BC1881 family protein, yielding MQHQPMRRAVPDTMQLQHELSQREGVSTYQVPPHETYIIQIGAETIQGTGPAIVTVNID
- a CDS encoding Holliday junction resolvase RecU; translation: MKSLRTRRKVENGLLSVAIQSHANRGRSLETMLNMTNSQYRRNNWALVDKIPTPIKKLRDYSRGTFIAVWESKSSVDYQGVYNGRALVFEAKMCREEKRFPLANIHDHQIAYLEQAEQQGAITFLIIDFSKLDEVYLVPGQYVVKYWHNAQAGERKSIPIEAIRELGMRVRTGRGVILDYLAVVDKLWKRVG